Proteins co-encoded in one Vibrio fortis genomic window:
- a CDS encoding serine/threonine protein kinase — MDFNPSSTQLFYQLIDKNISERELILADVRRNSPKLAGRVDELLKHANNDSAIDALEAHLSTATEKNTCYESLIVDRYIVGHELGRGGFASVYYATRSDSLFHHQYAIKFFHPEILGLLGQKVLFSEAQLLANVSHSNIAKVYDAGTYHGAVYIVMEYVDGMNLHHYLSAYSLSFEQKLVLFRDICLAVDYAHQHQIIHGDLKPENILICHDGTPKIIDFNIAQKVQDSDPKMSTQGVLALTRNYASPEQLNKDTINSRTDVYALGRILYLDVLRARPRGDIKKVVAVATHSDPQRRYFRAKDLAKDIENVRCLFPLSRESRVGVEVLKKFLIRSPIFTLCSGALGLSMVAITMALSTATYDLNRQKQNLDTVLNDVTTSVYPLNNRLTDWESVIENRENQRRLLLGPQSRSFLAERRSEFTPSIHVLSSIAVDEVELAPIAPILGLPEGGVVNDENHPLDEAVTSNESVG; from the coding sequence ATGGACTTTAATCCCAGTAGCACTCAACTCTTCTATCAATTGATTGATAAGAACATCAGCGAACGCGAGCTCATTCTCGCAGATGTTCGCCGAAACTCACCCAAACTCGCGGGTAGAGTTGATGAACTACTCAAACATGCCAATAACGACTCTGCGATTGACGCATTAGAAGCGCACTTGTCGACCGCGACTGAAAAAAACACCTGTTATGAAAGCCTTATTGTTGACCGCTATATAGTGGGTCATGAGTTAGGCCGGGGCGGGTTTGCTTCGGTTTACTACGCGACTCGCAGCGATTCTCTGTTTCACCACCAGTACGCCATCAAGTTTTTTCATCCAGAGATCTTAGGGCTATTGGGCCAAAAGGTTCTGTTTTCAGAAGCTCAGCTCCTTGCTAATGTCAGTCATTCCAACATTGCTAAAGTCTACGATGCGGGAACCTATCATGGCGCAGTGTACATAGTGATGGAGTATGTCGACGGAATGAATTTACATCACTATTTGAGCGCCTACTCGCTGAGTTTTGAGCAGAAATTAGTGCTTTTTAGAGATATTTGTTTGGCGGTCGATTATGCCCATCAACATCAGATTATTCATGGCGATCTAAAACCAGAGAACATACTGATTTGCCATGATGGAACACCGAAAATCATTGATTTCAATATAGCCCAAAAAGTACAAGACAGTGACCCTAAAATGTCTACCCAAGGCGTGTTGGCACTCACTCGAAATTACGCCAGTCCTGAGCAGTTAAATAAGGACACGATAAATAGCCGAACTGACGTGTATGCCTTGGGGCGGATTTTATATTTGGATGTTCTTCGTGCTCGACCAAGAGGCGACATCAAAAAAGTCGTGGCTGTGGCGACGCACTCAGACCCTCAACGCCGATATTTCAGAGCCAAAGATCTTGCCAAAGATATTGAAAATGTTCGATGTTTGTTTCCTTTAAGTCGGGAGTCCAGAGTTGGTGTTGAAGTACTAAAAAAGTTTCTGATTCGCTCTCCAATTTTTACCCTTTGCAGCGGGGCTCTGGGGTTGAGTATGGTGGCTATTACTATGGCTTTGTCGACGGCAACTTATGACCTTAATCGTCAAAAGCAGAATCTAGATACCGTGCTCAATGATGTCACGACCAGTGTCTATCCTCTAAACAACCGTTTAACGGATTGGGAATCGGTGATTGAGAACCGAGAAAATCAACGCAGGCTGCTGCTGGGCCCTCAATCGCGCTCCTTTTTAGCAGAACGGCGGAGTGAATTTACGCCTTCAATTCACGTGTTGAGTAGCATTGCTGTGGATGAGGTTGAACTTGCCCCAATTGCCCCGATACTTGGTCTGCCCGAAGGAGGCGTCGTAAATGATGAGAATCACCCGCTTGATGAGGCTGTCACTTCAAATGAATCTGTGGGGTAA
- a CDS encoding site-specific integrase, whose amino-acid sequence MREHAPIGRHHIVVKQTVVASPTTVFPILYLEGQHGYSIMWSLVEYFIAYASKSDSWMRDTARAVGLFYDFNKAYRSSDLDKTKQLRKFITSLEHGTIDTETHYDETGLYWAPTGLDKSKRLRTRLVAFIDWVDEQEAKEKETGKSDFKAHKKKNEKLALSLLKSARYIIGRSPMAHVKSPIKVAEKLSRSKSSLDYEFDDDPKTYQNSESETKSFPIELIAPLMQVGFIKDAEAENPFEREDITTKMITILLLFGGLRKGEPFHLWFNDIYPSDDFQCQAKLCHPRLAPTNLVGESDKTRQEYLKERRMRPRHDKMNPKSLKAGWKKLAVDKKTYHADVFFMHSAAEALFVSLYNIYLPYRRTLMETYIKEKGHDHPFLFVATGTDKRTGESYIGAPYSMHQFSKSYNKALDRVENHIGMKIERGRDSALNPHALRHCYAQFLDDMGVDRKVIQRCLHHRTINAQEAYKGISAQKVKDTLANYSTISALPSKLQLTNNG is encoded by the coding sequence ATGAGAGAACATGCCCCAATAGGTCGCCATCATATTGTCGTGAAGCAAACTGTAGTAGCTAGCCCTACAACAGTTTTTCCGATCCTTTATCTAGAGGGTCAGCATGGATATTCAATCATGTGGTCTCTTGTGGAGTATTTCATTGCGTATGCTTCCAAAAGCGATTCATGGATGCGTGACACAGCTCGAGCTGTTGGTCTTTTCTACGACTTCAATAAGGCTTACCGCAGTTCAGATTTAGACAAAACTAAACAGCTACGTAAATTCATTACAAGTCTAGAACATGGAACAATCGATACAGAAACTCATTATGATGAGACTGGGTTGTACTGGGCACCAACTGGGCTGGATAAATCAAAAAGGCTCCGTACTAGGCTCGTTGCATTTATCGATTGGGTCGATGAGCAGGAAGCCAAAGAAAAAGAAACCGGGAAATCAGATTTCAAAGCACACAAAAAGAAAAATGAAAAGCTAGCTCTATCTCTTCTGAAGTCTGCAAGATATATAATTGGACGTAGTCCCATGGCACATGTCAAAAGCCCAATAAAAGTAGCAGAAAAACTCTCGAGATCTAAAAGCAGTTTAGATTATGAATTTGACGATGACCCCAAAACCTACCAAAACTCTGAAAGTGAAACCAAAAGCTTTCCTATAGAGTTAATTGCACCTCTAATGCAAGTAGGGTTCATCAAAGATGCAGAAGCTGAAAATCCATTTGAGCGCGAAGACATCACAACAAAGATGATTACCATTCTACTCCTATTCGGCGGTCTGCGTAAGGGAGAGCCATTTCACCTATGGTTTAACGATATTTACCCCAGTGATGATTTCCAATGCCAAGCAAAACTATGTCACCCAAGATTAGCTCCCACCAATCTAGTTGGTGAATCAGATAAGACAAGGCAGGAATATCTAAAAGAGCGACGAATGAGACCTCGCCATGACAAGATGAATCCGAAGTCGTTGAAAGCAGGCTGGAAAAAACTAGCTGTTGATAAAAAAACTTATCATGCAGATGTCTTTTTCATGCACTCAGCAGCAGAGGCATTGTTCGTTTCGTTATATAACATATATCTACCATACCGAAGAACATTAATGGAAACATACATTAAAGAGAAAGGACATGACCATCCATTTCTATTCGTTGCAACTGGTACTGATAAGCGAACAGGTGAAAGCTATATCGGAGCTCCCTACTCCATGCACCAGTTCAGCAAGAGTTACAACAAGGCGTTAGATCGGGTCGAGAATCATATTGGTATGAAGATTGAACGAGGAAGAGATTCTGCCCTAAACCCACATGCATTACGTCACTGTTACGCTCAATTTCTCGATGATATGGGTGTTGACCGCAAAGTAATTCAGAGGTGCTTACATCACCGAACTATAAATGCCCAAGAAGCATATAAGGGGATTTCGGCGCAAAAAGTAAAAGATACTTTGGCTAACTACTCCACAATAAGTGCCCTGCCAAGCAAATTACAACTGACAAATAATGGCTAA
- a CDS encoding VPA1269 family protein, with translation MAKLMTKHENYLQFKGVTYSDCITNNDLAILDGLFAPKNSQRGKERLAAFHRSNEHFKKLVDKGDLLVNSLFYYQKVGESNFYFSGELINGTKSQLAQQVTTISEEIGLTKHIATESSKKTAINEFSKAAELFRITTKVEKLEDVSLELFQQFVTPIRTEDNRWHPDTNAHVHKAVRNLALCFDKHFNCANFIKCVEVQRIDTRHKTKDLFENPDKHMTQWVNSWNTYLNSKEAFVTDHLKDHFAKFRNFLECTYISDFPCDPTVYFSRFRDDEFYDWLKDQLDKKAFSNQVLIKTLTTLVNYSHWFIGENMSETDEEGELVTIGQPILSNHKFNQAIATHSDEDSGDIKLSESSKPSPPLWMILKLKEILTENDFAWPKSLSDQYNDKIVDKSGRPVWIPVITYLYLVMLEIPLRKIQVLRLDSGEGDQWKYNPKTDMWIKNDHQLANYWKKIGAKVPNRGVLRRKLVNGVLAPQFVLYVNSNKISDKEVGFGEKSGYEIPWKNETVIKYLDDLKTWQEKYNPVNAPVRYRDIPKSVFEGEPADQVLERIPDRFYLFRCAKDIKNGNRQMPPTIRNLHEFWLKLMDELEKRLHDDGIDCQIILTRNKNTKAPQSSLYTPHGLRVAGLTSLAQQGVPIEVLSKIIAGHKSLLMTIYYVKYHPSHITEILNKASRDLELNYQKSFQNWLKEVAWDQVAKYTAYNSEDAIDGLKSPAARCTASLWNSTNLGICPYNGTRCHDGGACVRKNGAKNTYLPVEDKNCVMCRHFITGLPWLTELWVHANSLILKAEKKATEIKLNEQDVQSLKVEQLNLRKKGEEVPPQLITKIKKAETIQERLSIEEDNLFNELHASHNLISKIKALPKPPISVSQVDSTNNLPALLMDNDADFDIDYAESPNNFANLDFVIQASRFYKHERNEDFERERDHFIDTILLRNGYEPMMLMDLTPEEKQQSADAYAKFLVTKLDGERLQMLKDGRKTFAELGIEQELLEAAPVCPTPLQRVEMKTIAG, from the coding sequence ATGGCTAAGCTGATGACAAAACATGAAAACTATCTCCAGTTCAAAGGGGTTACCTATAGTGACTGCATCACTAACAATGATCTAGCTATACTTGATGGTCTGTTTGCCCCAAAAAACTCACAACGAGGCAAGGAACGTTTAGCCGCTTTCCATAGGTCTAATGAGCACTTCAAAAAACTTGTCGATAAGGGCGACTTATTAGTTAACAGCCTGTTTTATTATCAAAAAGTAGGGGAAAGTAATTTTTACTTCTCAGGTGAATTGATAAATGGGACTAAATCACAACTAGCGCAACAAGTCACTACAATTTCTGAAGAAATCGGGCTCACTAAACATATCGCTACCGAATCATCTAAAAAGACTGCTATAAATGAGTTCAGCAAAGCGGCTGAGCTCTTTCGCATCACAACAAAAGTTGAAAAATTAGAAGATGTTTCGTTGGAGCTGTTTCAACAGTTTGTAACCCCAATTAGGACTGAAGATAATCGCTGGCACCCTGACACAAATGCTCACGTTCATAAAGCGGTAAGGAACCTAGCCCTCTGCTTTGACAAACACTTCAACTGTGCGAACTTCATCAAGTGCGTAGAAGTTCAGCGAATCGATACTCGTCATAAAACAAAAGACCTATTCGAAAACCCAGACAAGCACATGACTCAATGGGTTAACTCATGGAATACATACCTCAATTCTAAAGAAGCATTCGTTACTGATCATCTCAAAGATCATTTTGCTAAATTCAGGAACTTTCTTGAGTGTACATACATATCAGACTTTCCATGTGATCCCACTGTATATTTTTCCAGATTTCGCGACGACGAATTTTATGATTGGTTAAAAGATCAGCTAGACAAAAAAGCCTTTAGTAATCAAGTCTTGATTAAAACGCTCACGACACTAGTTAATTATAGTCACTGGTTTATCGGTGAAAACATGTCTGAAACGGACGAAGAAGGTGAGTTAGTAACAATAGGTCAACCTATCTTGTCAAATCACAAATTCAATCAAGCTATAGCAACACACAGTGATGAAGATAGTGGTGACATTAAGCTAAGTGAATCCTCAAAGCCATCACCTCCGCTATGGATGATTCTAAAGCTCAAAGAAATTCTCACTGAAAATGACTTTGCATGGCCTAAGTCTCTATCAGACCAATACAACGACAAAATTGTTGACAAGAGTGGTCGCCCAGTATGGATACCAGTCATTACATACCTATATCTAGTTATGCTAGAAATACCACTCAGAAAAATTCAAGTTCTACGCCTAGACTCAGGTGAAGGAGATCAATGGAAGTATAATCCTAAGACTGACATGTGGATAAAAAATGACCATCAATTGGCGAACTATTGGAAAAAAATTGGTGCCAAGGTTCCTAACAGAGGCGTATTGCGGCGTAAATTAGTCAACGGTGTATTAGCCCCTCAATTTGTACTCTACGTTAATTCAAACAAAATTTCGGATAAGGAAGTTGGCTTCGGTGAAAAGTCTGGCTATGAGATACCTTGGAAAAATGAAACGGTAATTAAGTACCTTGACGACCTAAAAACTTGGCAGGAAAAGTATAATCCCGTGAACGCGCCAGTCCGATACAGAGACATCCCAAAGTCGGTTTTTGAGGGTGAGCCTGCTGACCAAGTGCTTGAAAGAATCCCTGACCGTTTCTATCTTTTCCGTTGCGCAAAGGACATCAAAAATGGTAATCGTCAGATGCCGCCAACAATTCGTAATCTACACGAGTTTTGGCTTAAGCTAATGGATGAGCTTGAGAAGCGACTTCATGACGATGGGATAGATTGCCAGATCATCCTTACTAGAAATAAGAATACCAAGGCACCGCAAAGTTCTTTATATACTCCGCATGGATTGCGTGTTGCAGGTTTAACTTCTTTAGCTCAGCAAGGTGTGCCAATTGAAGTGTTGAGTAAGATTATTGCCGGACACAAAAGCCTTCTGATGACAATCTACTATGTGAAATATCACCCGAGCCACATCACAGAAATTCTAAACAAGGCCAGCCGAGATCTTGAACTTAATTATCAAAAAAGTTTCCAGAACTGGTTGAAGGAAGTTGCTTGGGATCAGGTTGCCAAATACACGGCATATAACTCAGAGGATGCCATAGATGGTCTTAAATCGCCTGCGGCTAGGTGTACGGCTTCTTTATGGAATAGTACTAACCTTGGTATTTGTCCATACAATGGTACACGGTGTCACGATGGTGGAGCATGTGTACGAAAGAATGGAGCCAAAAACACTTACCTTCCAGTCGAAGACAAAAACTGTGTGATGTGTAGACACTTTATTACTGGACTACCTTGGTTGACGGAGCTTTGGGTTCACGCGAACAGCCTTATTCTTAAGGCAGAGAAGAAGGCTACCGAGATAAAACTCAATGAGCAAGACGTTCAATCATTAAAAGTTGAACAACTTAACCTAAGGAAGAAGGGTGAAGAGGTTCCACCTCAGCTAATTACTAAAATCAAAAAGGCTGAAACCATACAGGAGAGGTTGTCAATCGAAGAAGATAACTTGTTCAATGAGTTGCACGCAAGTCACAATCTAATATCAAAAATTAAGGCATTACCTAAGCCACCTATCTCAGTGAGCCAAGTCGATTCGACCAACAATCTTCCGGCGCTCTTAATGGATAATGATGCTGATTTTGATATCGACTATGCCGAATCTCCGAATAACTTCGCAAATCTAGATTTCGTTATTCAGGCAAGTCGTTTCTACAAACATGAAAGAAATGAAGATTTCGAGAGAGAGCGTGACCATTTCATCGATACAATCCTTCTACGCAACGGTTATGAGCCGATGATGCTCATGGATTTGACTCCTGAGGAAAAGCAACAGTCTGCCGATGCCTACGCCAAGTTCTTAGTGACAAAATTAGATGGAGAAAGACTTCAAATGCTCAAAGATGGCCGTAAGACTTTTGCTGAACTAGGGATAGAGCAAGAGCTATTGGAAGCTGCGCCCGTTTGTCCTACCCCCCTTCAGAGAGTAGAAATGAAAACAATCGCGGGATAA
- the gmtX gene encoding gamma-mobile-trio protein GmtX, with translation MKNNDILTFTDIESIYKDLYEGATRESVKTALKDINEICSKMVQANATPSVPAIVKALASKGIMISERSIYNRRQGKNPYPLLIDAWTKVLQGKKLNFNNLVKSSTEPDTGIRIAETTGLIRDEDLLKISDPVLRYQVSVLLGQMKSLKKQNSVLRELRELPVVYPDNQTSSLPKEGELNPDNKSLQLDKLDTEILTNFLNGHGGKGLFFDDEGSLCSSKAIKGNSILSDPGLKAVIEKLLPPKLTEF, from the coding sequence ATGAAAAACAATGATATATTAACATTTACAGACATTGAAAGTATTTATAAAGATCTTTACGAAGGCGCGACAAGAGAGTCCGTCAAAACTGCATTAAAAGATATTAATGAAATTTGTTCGAAAATGGTTCAAGCAAATGCCACCCCATCGGTTCCAGCGATCGTTAAAGCTCTGGCCAGCAAAGGAATCATGATTTCTGAACGGTCAATTTACAACAGGAGACAAGGTAAAAACCCTTACCCACTTCTTATTGATGCATGGACTAAAGTGCTGCAAGGAAAGAAATTAAATTTCAATAATTTAGTGAAATCAAGCACTGAACCTGACACTGGTATTCGAATAGCTGAAACTACTGGACTTATCAGGGATGAAGATTTACTCAAAATTTCTGATCCTGTTTTGAGATACCAAGTTTCAGTGTTGTTAGGTCAAATGAAATCACTTAAAAAGCAAAATTCAGTATTGAGAGAACTGCGAGAGTTGCCAGTAGTTTACCCTGACAACCAAACCTCTTCCCTTCCTAAGGAGGGTGAATTGAATCCTGATAATAAAAGCCTACAGCTAGATAAACTAGACACTGAAATCTTGACTAATTTCTTAAATGGTCACGGTGGAAAGGGGCTATTCTTTGATGATGAAGGCTCACTTTGTTCAAGTAAAGCTATTAAGGGAAACTCGATCTTGTCAGATCCCGGGCTGAAGGCAGTCATCGAAAAACTTCTGCCACCAAAGTTGACCGAGTTCTGA